In Bremerella alba, one DNA window encodes the following:
- a CDS encoding phosphonate degradation HD-domain oxygenase, translated as MGLPGRLKQGDSQEVVAAIVQLFRDRGDSDYGHEAVTQLEHALQAATLALENNATSELIAAALLHDIGHLLHDLPEDAPDQGIDDHHERVGYHFLKSHFGPATYQPVRMHVDAKRYLCAARRGYHETLSEPSQVSLRIQGGPMNEAEVAQFESNPHYQAAIDLRIWDDTAKDPKMKTPPLESFEPHLRRAAEAKGSD; from the coding sequence ATGGGCTTGCCGGGGCGTTTGAAACAAGGCGATTCACAGGAAGTCGTCGCTGCTATTGTCCAGCTCTTTCGCGACCGCGGTGATTCCGACTACGGACACGAGGCCGTCACCCAGTTGGAACACGCCCTGCAAGCGGCGACTCTCGCCCTGGAAAACAACGCTACATCCGAGTTGATTGCCGCCGCGCTGCTGCACGACATCGGTCATCTGCTGCATGATTTGCCTGAGGATGCGCCGGATCAGGGAATCGACGACCATCATGAGCGTGTCGGCTATCACTTTCTGAAGTCACATTTTGGACCGGCAACTTATCAGCCGGTGCGTATGCACGTCGACGCCAAGCGTTACTTGTGCGCTGCCCGGCGCGGATATCACGAAACACTGAGTGAGCCTTCGCAGGTCAGTTTGCGAATCCAAGGCGGGCCGATGAACGAAGCAGAAGTCGCCCAGTTCGAGAGCAACCCCCATTACCAAGCAGCTATCGACCTTCGGATTTGGGACGACACGGCAAAAGATCCTAAGATGAAAACACCACCTTTAGAATCATTCGAGCCGCACCTCCGCCGCGCGGCAGAGGCGAAGGGAAGCGATTAA
- a CDS encoding PilZ domain-containing protein, protein MLETVYSQKMKLLLDRLRCRIQLPDQFADLENRRGVLPAQALDMRHTTRLYCPGKLLIESFASLPSVPRNHQYVVGYSVDISSSGIRFLHDTELYPGEQVTLWTSAQRLTCTVIRCRRLNELCYEIGSSFIDDDPSLEAPQDVENPEQDRSHRGEDFLN, encoded by the coding sequence ATGTTGGAAACAGTCTATTCGCAAAAAATGAAGTTGCTTTTGGACCGGCTTCGTTGCCGGATTCAATTGCCCGACCAATTTGCGGACTTGGAAAACCGCCGTGGTGTGCTGCCGGCGCAAGCGCTCGATATGCGACATACCACGCGTCTGTACTGTCCTGGTAAATTGCTGATCGAATCGTTTGCGTCGTTACCATCGGTACCCCGCAACCATCAGTACGTCGTAGGCTATTCGGTCGATATTTCTTCGAGCGGCATCCGTTTCCTGCACGACACGGAACTCTACCCTGGCGAACAGGTAACGCTGTGGACTTCTGCTCAGCGTCTGACTTGCACCGTCATCCGCTGCCGCCGATTGAATGAGCTTTGCTACGAAATCGGCTCTTCGTTTATCGACGATGATCCGAGCCTCGAGGCCCCCCAAGATGTCGAAAATCCGGAACAAGATCGTAGCCACCGGGGTGAAGATTTCTTGAATTGA
- a CDS encoding HD-GYP domain-containing protein, with product MASSSTIAMQCLGYTPIPVALLTADEVPAVDLYRKDAETGRLRLYRAAKLPMKSEDLQRLTETKTNWLYATDIDHEQMQRFIRRKLDQLIRDETLSLRDRFGRLNQVVEGILASAFESDDTDEVMRSAGNISAMAVRLLCRDDMTAGDLISLLHHDYQTVTHSLNVSYMMVALARDLRLVGNDELPSVAAAGILHDIGKLSVSERILTKSDRLQRREQRIAQKHPALGFRRLGKRTDISFAQLMVVYQHHERTNSKGYPVGATGEEIHPWARLCSVVNVFESLISNRPYRGRYSLTEAISMMDQHLSDGLDQEMYQCWKQSIRKK from the coding sequence ATGGCATCCTCTTCGACCATCGCTATGCAGTGCCTCGGCTACACGCCGATTCCAGTGGCATTGTTAACTGCTGACGAGGTACCTGCGGTAGATCTATATCGCAAAGATGCGGAAACCGGCCGGCTTCGTTTGTACCGCGCTGCGAAACTACCGATGAAGTCGGAAGATCTCCAGCGCCTGACCGAAACTAAGACCAACTGGCTTTATGCCACCGATATCGATCACGAGCAAATGCAGCGATTCATACGTCGCAAGCTCGACCAATTGATTCGAGACGAGACACTCTCGCTACGCGACCGCTTTGGTCGGCTAAACCAGGTTGTCGAAGGAATCCTAGCGTCCGCTTTCGAATCGGATGATACCGACGAAGTCATGCGCAGCGCCGGCAATATTTCCGCGATGGCCGTGCGCCTACTTTGCCGCGACGATATGACTGCCGGCGACTTGATTTCGCTTTTGCATCATGACTACCAAACGGTCACGCACTCGCTGAATGTCTCGTACATGATGGTTGCCCTGGCTCGCGACTTACGCCTGGTCGGCAACGACGAACTACCTTCGGTGGCTGCCGCAGGCATATTGCACGACATTGGAAAGCTCTCGGTGAGTGAACGCATTCTGACCAAGAGCGACCGACTACAACGCCGCGAACAACGCATCGCACAGAAGCACCCGGCATTGGGATTTCGACGCCTGGGAAAACGAACGGATATTTCATTCGCCCAATTGATGGTCGTTTATCAACATCACGAACGAACCAATAGCAAGGGCTATCCGGTTGGTGCCACCGGCGAAGAAATCCATCCGTGGGCACGGCTTTGCAGCGTGGTCAATGTCTTTGAATCGCTTATCAGCAATCGTCCCTATCGCGGACGCTATTCGTTGACCGAAGCGATCTCGATGATGGATCAACACTTATCGGACGGCTTGGATCAGGAAATGTATCAATGTTGGAAACAGTCTATTCGCAAAAAATGA
- a CDS encoding pentapeptide repeat-containing protein, with translation MSKTAYNEGKLTPATLADLRGKHPNFTGDWVHLVHFETALRKPNTDPDRFAAWNHWRHEILEGTQPQDQVVHLEGISLRSVDLRGIHLEGAVLRDATIAASDFRGARLAGAVLQEANLSFCDFAEADMTGIQLQDANLDHANLRSVTLDKANLNGALLTSAKVKEARCHGASFERAKLIGANFTQADAAGANFHRANLADLIFEETCLDRAKLTEADLNYANLQNASLKKAEFQRANLHGATAHGADCEGADFTAAILRQANLGNCNLRGTRGLLLDQTFVSGGEFDAKADDPWTKLVQTYTWKKLVIIALVFCILCVPYFMGNYFKPPKDLIERPIPKQVEEIAGNFFKVKHTDYEIDEFLRFRYDNYYAPMVRNLSSPSTWVYLAMGGVDGIIFAMTAIAILVCLVQRIALTRSVRGLHAANAGFRRTPKLEEYMGPYSPIGEEPRGSSYALVKWLQGHFIEIQPENGPSQSSARPLRWLGLPSWLLAGMQAIKPLWKVTSSVLKRSPPPSWIDTLGLTRIDRMNQSLTWAILVIILFMLCRLAIELILGNQLTLGG, from the coding sequence GTGTCCAAGACGGCTTACAACGAAGGCAAGCTAACGCCTGCTACGTTGGCCGATTTGAGGGGGAAGCATCCCAATTTTACGGGGGATTGGGTGCATTTGGTTCACTTTGAAACCGCGCTTCGCAAGCCAAACACCGATCCGGACCGTTTCGCGGCGTGGAATCATTGGCGGCATGAAATTCTCGAAGGGACTCAGCCGCAGGACCAAGTTGTTCACCTAGAGGGGATCTCGCTGCGGAGTGTCGACCTACGCGGGATTCACCTGGAGGGGGCCGTACTGCGGGACGCGACCATTGCGGCCAGCGATTTCCGCGGGGCCCGGCTCGCCGGAGCGGTGCTTCAGGAAGCGAATCTTTCGTTCTGCGATTTTGCAGAAGCCGATATGACTGGCATTCAACTGCAAGATGCCAACCTCGACCATGCAAACTTGCGATCGGTCACCCTTGACAAGGCGAATTTGAATGGGGCGCTTCTCACCTCGGCCAAGGTCAAAGAGGCTCGCTGCCATGGGGCGTCGTTCGAGCGAGCTAAGTTGATCGGTGCCAATTTCACCCAGGCCGATGCCGCCGGAGCAAATTTTCATCGAGCAAATCTGGCGGATCTGATCTTTGAGGAGACCTGCCTGGACCGAGCCAAGTTGACCGAGGCCGATCTGAATTATGCGAACTTGCAGAACGCGAGCCTCAAGAAAGCGGAATTCCAGCGAGCCAATTTGCACGGTGCAACAGCGCATGGAGCCGATTGCGAAGGAGCGGACTTTACTGCGGCCATCTTGCGACAAGCAAATCTGGGCAACTGTAATCTGCGCGGAACGCGTGGCCTGTTGCTGGATCAAACGTTTGTCAGCGGCGGAGAGTTTGACGCCAAGGCAGATGATCCTTGGACCAAGTTGGTACAGACCTACACCTGGAAAAAGTTGGTGATCATCGCCTTGGTGTTCTGCATCTTGTGTGTTCCTTACTTCATGGGGAATTATTTCAAGCCGCCCAAGGATCTGATCGAGCGACCTATCCCAAAGCAAGTTGAAGAGATCGCCGGAAACTTCTTCAAAGTGAAACACACTGATTACGAAATCGATGAGTTTCTACGGTTTCGCTACGATAACTACTACGCACCGATGGTCCGTAACCTGAGCAGTCCATCGACTTGGGTGTATCTTGCGATGGGGGGAGTCGACGGGATAATTTTCGCGATGACTGCCATCGCAATCTTGGTGTGCCTGGTGCAGCGAATTGCCCTGACTCGGAGTGTCCGAGGGTTGCACGCGGCCAACGCAGGCTTTCGCCGTACACCCAAGTTGGAAGAGTACATGGGGCCGTATAGTCCGATTGGCGAAGAGCCCCGCGGATCTTCGTATGCGTTGGTCAAATGGCTGCAGGGTCACTTCATCGAGATCCAGCCGGAAAATGGCCCGTCGCAGTCGTCAGCCCGCCCTTTGCGCTGGCTGGGGCTACCCAGCTGGTTGCTCGCCGGCATGCAGGCCATCAAGCCGCTGTGGAAGGTGACCTCTAGCGTCTTGAAGCGAAGCCCACCTCCATCTTGGATCGATACGCTCGGTTTGACTCGGATTGATCGTATGAATCAATCCCTGACCTGGGCGATTCTTGTGATCATCTTGTTCATGCTGTGCCGTCTTGCCATCGAGCTGATACTGGGCAATCAGCTAACCCTAGGTGGGTAA
- a CDS encoding ABC-F family ATP-binding cassette domain-containing protein gives MPPVINIQNATKRFGHKVLLNSASASITDDHKVGLVGRNGAGKSTLCRAILGTEELEKGEVVLHPKTRLGYLRQHDPFLEGETVVGFLMRDSDQPDWKCGEVAARFEIKGAMLDAPVHSLSGGWQTRVKLTALLLHDPTFLILDEPTNFLDIRTQMLLERFLKSYKGGYLIVSHDRGFLKQTCNETLELSRGKLTLYPGSIEDYIEYRDERKLHDERVNAATKTKAKQLKRFIDKNRAGANTAAQAKNKQKQLNRLEFIEIEEDEASAYIRVPQVDAKKGTAVRCESLAIGYSDRTVADAITLDIEHGARAAVVGDNGQGKTTFLRTLVGSLTPKDGEVKWGHNSEIGIYAQHVYSTLPSDETVEDYLLGIRDPSINHQQVLSVAGSFLFRGDDVQKKVKVLSGGERARLCLAGLLLGKYNILILDEPGNHLDVETVDSLCEALDDYNGTVIFTSHDRYFVRRIATQIIEVSGGKVTHIPSDYEHYLYRLSQEIEQEDGNQVAATVLGDGRDANLAKEERKQRNKEARATRKEVNKLESKIAKLDDERKALNKQLLEITDPKEAQKVHAKFTTIADEIAEMEGKWLEYQEQLEDFEEN, from the coding sequence GTGCCCCCCGTTATTAACATCCAGAACGCGACGAAACGATTTGGCCATAAGGTTCTTCTCAATAGCGCCAGCGCTTCCATTACCGACGATCACAAGGTCGGCCTGGTGGGGCGAAATGGTGCCGGAAAGTCGACCCTCTGCCGAGCCATCTTAGGAACTGAAGAGCTAGAAAAGGGAGAGGTGGTTCTCCATCCCAAGACACGCCTGGGATACCTCCGCCAGCACGATCCCTTTCTCGAAGGCGAAACGGTCGTTGGGTTTCTGATGCGCGATAGCGATCAGCCCGACTGGAAATGTGGTGAAGTTGCTGCCCGCTTCGAGATCAAAGGGGCCATGCTCGATGCTCCCGTGCATAGCCTATCCGGCGGTTGGCAAACACGTGTCAAGTTAACGGCCCTGCTGCTTCACGACCCGACGTTTTTGATTCTGGACGAACCGACGAACTTTCTCGATATTCGTACCCAGATGCTGCTCGAGCGGTTTCTCAAAAGCTATAAAGGTGGCTACCTGATCGTGTCGCACGACCGGGGCTTTCTGAAGCAAACATGCAATGAAACTCTGGAGCTTTCCCGAGGCAAGCTAACCCTCTACCCCGGAAGTATCGAAGATTACATCGAGTACCGCGACGAACGCAAACTGCACGACGAGCGGGTAAACGCCGCCACCAAGACCAAGGCCAAGCAGCTAAAGCGATTTATCGATAAAAACCGAGCAGGCGCCAACACGGCCGCCCAGGCGAAGAACAAGCAAAAGCAACTCAACCGACTCGAGTTCATTGAAATCGAAGAAGATGAAGCGAGCGCCTACATTCGAGTGCCGCAGGTCGACGCCAAGAAGGGAACGGCAGTGCGCTGCGAAAGCCTCGCGATTGGCTATTCCGACCGCACCGTAGCCGACGCGATCACGCTTGACATTGAACATGGTGCCCGGGCCGCAGTTGTAGGTGACAACGGCCAGGGAAAAACGACCTTCCTCCGCACGCTGGTTGGCTCGCTGACGCCCAAGGATGGCGAAGTGAAATGGGGACACAACTCCGAAATTGGTATCTACGCCCAGCATGTTTATTCGACACTGCCGTCTGATGAAACCGTCGAAGACTATCTACTTGGCATCCGCGATCCATCCATCAATCATCAACAAGTACTCAGCGTCGCCGGCAGTTTCCTCTTTCGTGGCGACGACGTGCAGAAGAAAGTCAAAGTCCTCAGCGGTGGTGAACGTGCCCGGCTTTGCCTTGCCGGACTGCTGCTGGGCAAATACAACATTCTGATTCTTGACGAACCTGGCAACCATTTAGACGTGGAGACGGTCGACTCACTTTGTGAAGCACTGGACGACTACAACGGTACCGTTATCTTCACCAGCCACGATCGCTATTTCGTTCGCCGAATTGCTACGCAAATCATCGAAGTCAGCGGCGGCAAAGTCACCCACATTCCCAGCGACTACGAACATTACCTTTATCGGCTAAGCCAGGAAATCGAACAGGAAGATGGCAATCAGGTCGCTGCCACCGTATTAGGCGACGGACGCGACGCCAACCTGGCCAAAGAAGAACGCAAACAGCGCAATAAAGAGGCCCGAGCGACTCGCAAGGAAGTCAACAAGCTGGAAAGCAAGATCGCCAAACTCGACGACGAACGCAAGGCCCTCAACAAGCAATTGCTGGAAATCACCGACCCCAAGGAAGCCCAGAAGGTGCACGCAAAGTTCACCACCATTGCCGATGAAATCGCCGAGATGGAAGGCAAATGGCTTGAGTACCAGGAACAGCTGGAAGATTTCGAGGAAAACTAA
- a CDS encoding cation diffusion facilitator family transporter: MDSHPSISRVYGEVTRAATLGLVVNLLLGIVKLTAGIVGSSFALIADAVNSIGDVVTTVVILFALRIAQHPPDAEHPYGHSRAEAIAATNVALLIVLSALLVGWEAIQRIHIQHPIPATWTLWIAGLNVVIKEGLYHYKVRVGRRTNSAAIIANAWDHRSDALCSLAVLLGLAAIRFGGEAWMPADEVASLIVVAAIIWSGIHLFRSGAHELMDVQADQGFLNQIRSEALQVPGVEDIETLWVRKSGLEFFADIHIEVAPTLTVAAGHRIGHQVKDRLREKFVTLRDVLVHLEPNQSCEANEPDS, translated from the coding sequence TTGGACAGCCACCCCTCTATTTCGCGCGTCTATGGCGAAGTGACACGAGCCGCCACCCTGGGCTTGGTGGTCAATCTTTTATTGGGCATTGTGAAGCTTACCGCTGGCATTGTCGGTAGTTCCTTTGCGCTGATTGCCGATGCGGTCAATTCAATTGGCGATGTCGTTACGACGGTGGTGATCTTGTTTGCCTTACGGATCGCCCAGCATCCGCCGGATGCCGAGCACCCCTACGGCCACTCCCGAGCCGAAGCGATCGCAGCGACGAACGTAGCGTTGCTGATTGTCCTTTCCGCGTTACTGGTGGGATGGGAAGCGATACAGCGCATCCATATTCAGCATCCTATTCCAGCGACATGGACGCTATGGATCGCCGGCCTCAACGTGGTGATCAAGGAAGGACTTTATCATTACAAAGTTCGCGTGGGTCGACGCACCAATTCAGCCGCCATTATCGCGAATGCCTGGGACCATCGCAGCGATGCACTTTGTTCGCTTGCCGTCTTATTGGGGCTGGCTGCGATTCGGTTCGGGGGCGAGGCCTGGATGCCGGCCGACGAGGTTGCATCGCTAATCGTGGTGGCGGCGATTATCTGGTCAGGCATTCATCTCTTCCGATCTGGTGCCCACGAATTGATGGACGTCCAAGCCGACCAGGGCTTCCTGAATCAGATTCGCAGCGAAGCCCTGCAAGTTCCCGGAGTGGAAGATATCGAAACGCTGTGGGTCCGCAAATCGGGTCTCGAGTTCTTCGCCGACATTCATATCGAAGTCGCACCGACACTCACGGTGGCTGCAGGACACCGCATTGGACATCAGGTCAAAGATCGGCTTCGGGAAAAGTTCGTCACCCTGCGAGATGTCTTAGTTCATCTCGAACCCAACCAGTCATGCGAGGCCAACGAGCCCGATTCTTAG
- a CDS encoding SDR family oxidoreductase, with product MSHVFIIGSTGGVGSRLVPKLIEAGHAVTGLHRKPEQAETLQATGAKAYLGDIIDMSAEDLTAATQGCDVLVFSAGAAGSGPDRTTAIDGAGAVKMMDAAKANGIQRVYLVSVFPDARRDAERKEGFEHYMRTKRMADNALAATDLDWVILRPGTLVTEEGDSNVNAGLAIPYGNVARGSVAAFLAELIERPEIRREIIELTDGDVGVKEAVAALVRS from the coding sequence ATGAGTCACGTTTTCATCATTGGTTCGACCGGAGGTGTGGGGTCTCGCTTGGTGCCCAAACTGATCGAAGCAGGGCATGCTGTAACCGGCCTGCATCGTAAGCCAGAGCAAGCCGAGACGCTGCAAGCGACCGGGGCCAAGGCATACTTGGGGGATATCATCGACATGTCCGCCGAGGACCTCACCGCTGCGACCCAAGGGTGCGACGTTCTGGTCTTTTCCGCCGGCGCCGCAGGCAGCGGCCCCGATCGTACCACGGCCATCGACGGAGCCGGTGCCGTCAAGATGATGGATGCTGCCAAGGCGAATGGAATTCAACGTGTGTATTTGGTTTCCGTTTTTCCCGATGCAAGACGCGATGCCGAACGCAAGGAAGGCTTCGAGCACTACATGCGTACCAAACGCATGGCCGACAATGCTTTGGCTGCCACTGATTTAGACTGGGTTATCTTGCGGCCGGGGACTTTGGTGACCGAAGAAGGTGACAGCAACGTCAACGCCGGTTTGGCAATTCCCTACGGCAACGTGGCTCGGGGAAGCGTCGCCGCGTTTCTGGCTGAACTGATCGAGCGTCCAGAGATTCGCCGCGAAATTATTGAACTAACCGATGGTGACGTAGGTGTGAAAGAGGCCGTCGCGGCGCTGGTTCGTAGCTAA
- a CDS encoding Gfo/Idh/MocA family oxidoreductase: MSSSDATRRTFLKSTAAGVAATSLAMQAQKSQAADANSKLRIGFVGVGGRGFGAHVKSLSKIAKEGANIELVAVCDVYDNNRNRAADYIEKENGGKVARYVDFREMYAKENLDAVSIGTPDHWHAIQAIEAMKGDMHVYCEKPMVKQVEDAIELVSVWKDSGKVMQVGVQGTSLPVWDAAREKIDEGLLGKVLMYQTEYFRNSDIGQWRYYKLSKDMTPKTVDWKRFLGVEEGLAEDQPFDRAVFAQWRRFWEFGSGMFTDLFVHRTTQMMKATGLRYPARITGSGGLYIEYDGRQVPDVATVVAEFNEGCQGLVTATMAASETPVQQLIRGHNGSIIFENPSASEFTFVPERPQVTHISPKDLPYERQVIKTDKQAPKDQTKAHFENWLAAIEDNTPKSCNNPPDLGAAAIVLVNLGARSYRDGKIYRFDDETMTISEADGSWSKKWEQVSKERGKPEHIPGWKGGDKGSTINDPDHQSLEGPWVDGKDPAA; the protein is encoded by the coding sequence ATGAGTTCTTCCGATGCTACGCGTCGAACCTTTCTTAAGTCCACCGCAGCCGGCGTCGCAGCCACATCACTTGCGATGCAAGCGCAGAAGTCGCAAGCCGCCGATGCCAATTCGAAGCTTCGGATTGGTTTCGTAGGTGTGGGCGGACGTGGTTTTGGTGCCCACGTGAAGAGTCTTTCTAAGATCGCCAAAGAAGGCGCCAACATCGAACTGGTCGCCGTCTGCGATGTCTACGACAACAACCGCAATCGGGCTGCCGACTACATCGAAAAGGAAAACGGCGGCAAGGTTGCCCGTTACGTCGACTTCCGTGAGATGTACGCCAAGGAAAATCTCGACGCCGTCAGTATCGGTACTCCAGACCACTGGCATGCCATTCAAGCCATCGAGGCCATGAAAGGCGACATGCATGTCTATTGCGAAAAGCCAATGGTCAAGCAGGTCGAAGACGCCATCGAGTTGGTTAGCGTCTGGAAAGATTCCGGCAAGGTGATGCAGGTTGGCGTGCAGGGAACGAGCCTTCCGGTTTGGGACGCCGCACGCGAAAAGATCGACGAAGGCCTGCTGGGCAAAGTCCTCATGTATCAGACCGAATACTTCCGTAACTCGGATATCGGTCAATGGCGGTATTACAAGTTGTCGAAGGATATGACGCCCAAGACCGTCGACTGGAAACGCTTCCTCGGTGTCGAAGAAGGTTTGGCCGAAGATCAGCCGTTCGACCGAGCTGTATTCGCCCAGTGGCGACGCTTCTGGGAATTCGGTAGCGGTATGTTCACCGACCTGTTCGTGCACCGCACCACGCAAATGATGAAGGCAACCGGCCTGCGTTACCCGGCCCGTATTACCGGAAGTGGTGGTTTGTATATCGAATACGATGGCCGCCAGGTGCCGGATGTCGCGACCGTTGTGGCCGAGTTCAATGAAGGCTGCCAGGGGCTCGTTACGGCCACCATGGCCGCTTCCGAAACGCCCGTACAGCAGTTGATTCGTGGGCATAACGGCTCGATCATCTTCGAGAACCCCAGTGCTTCCGAGTTCACGTTCGTTCCAGAACGTCCGCAGGTAACGCACATCAGTCCGAAAGACCTGCCGTACGAACGACAGGTTATCAAGACCGACAAGCAGGCACCTAAGGATCAAACCAAGGCCCACTTCGAGAACTGGCTCGCAGCGATCGAAGACAACACGCCGAAGTCCTGCAACAACCCGCCAGACTTGGGTGCGGCAGCGATTGTGTTGGTTAACTTGGGTGCGCGTAGCTACCGCGACGGCAAGATCTATCGCTTCGACGACGAGACGATGACCATCAGCGAAGCGGATGGGTCGTGGTCGAAGAAGTGGGAACAGGTTTCCAAAGAACGTGGCAAGCCTGAGCACATCCCAGGCTGGAAAGGTGGCGACAAAGGGTCGACGATCAACGATCCTGACCACCAGAGCCTCGAAGGCCCATGGGTCGACGGCAAAGATCCTGCTGCTTAA
- a CDS encoding DUF1549 and DUF1553 domain-containing protein, with amino-acid sequence MLRITHVPASFVLFSLLAWSTAVLAQDVSADVPEEIGPMQAMAARIDALVQAKLDREKLSPAPLATDGEFIRRAYLDLVGNIPTVAQTRAYLDNDAPDKRQQLIAQLLKSPAHPTHLANTWRSLVLEPSDEPQRLQNERGLQVWLRGKFSQNVRYDRLVEEFLTATQGSDGPGYFYAVQDLKPEMLASETSRIFLGLQLECAQCHDHPFDRWKQHDFWALAAFFAQLERPDNVNNVGLGRFDIVDRNVGEVTIPETDEVVPPAFPGSDANYASFGGTRRQQLAIWMVSRDNPFMPRRAVNWAWAHMMGRGIVHPADDMSPQNLPSHPELLEELTDYFIQSGFDLRLLLQTIAITDTYARSSEAVSDSEAPPELFARMAVKSLTPEQLFDALIKVGLLKSDVAQMSMDVNRDQFVARLRTASKDRTFFDTGMPQALAVMNGPPVSTATSPETSGLLKALSAPFLSDQQRLNVLFLAAYSRPPHADELKRYKQFLQQAPPDQQSAALGDVLWVLANSAEFMLNH; translated from the coding sequence ATGCTTCGCATCACGCATGTGCCCGCAAGCTTCGTCCTGTTTTCGCTGCTTGCGTGGTCCACGGCTGTTCTGGCGCAAGACGTCTCTGCGGATGTGCCGGAAGAGATCGGCCCAATGCAAGCGATGGCGGCCCGTATCGATGCGCTCGTGCAAGCCAAGCTCGACCGTGAAAAATTGAGCCCTGCTCCGCTTGCCACTGATGGTGAATTCATCCGCAGGGCTTATCTCGATTTGGTCGGCAACATCCCGACCGTCGCCCAGACAAGGGCCTACCTCGATAACGATGCCCCCGACAAACGCCAGCAACTGATTGCCCAGTTGCTCAAATCTCCTGCTCACCCAACGCACCTGGCCAACACCTGGCGATCGCTGGTGCTTGAACCATCTGACGAGCCGCAGCGACTACAGAATGAGCGCGGCCTCCAGGTTTGGCTTCGGGGCAAGTTCAGCCAGAACGTGCGGTACGACCGTCTGGTAGAAGAGTTCCTGACCGCGACCCAGGGAAGTGACGGCCCTGGTTATTTCTATGCCGTGCAAGATTTGAAGCCTGAGATGCTGGCTTCCGAGACGTCCCGCATTTTCCTAGGGCTGCAACTGGAATGTGCCCAGTGTCACGATCACCCGTTCGATCGTTGGAAGCAGCACGATTTTTGGGCTCTGGCGGCCTTCTTTGCCCAGCTCGAGAGGCCAGACAACGTCAACAACGTCGGCTTGGGACGATTCGACATAGTCGATCGCAACGTCGGGGAAGTGACTATTCCGGAAACGGACGAGGTCGTTCCGCCAGCCTTTCCCGGGAGCGATGCGAACTACGCCTCGTTCGGAGGAACACGTCGTCAGCAGTTAGCCATCTGGATGGTCTCGCGAGACAACCCCTTCATGCCGCGGCGTGCGGTGAACTGGGCCTGGGCGCATATGATGGGACGTGGCATTGTTCATCCGGCCGATGACATGTCCCCTCAAAATCTTCCCAGCCACCCCGAGCTTTTAGAGGAACTTACCGACTATTTCATTCAAAGCGGATTCGACTTACGACTTCTGCTACAAACGATCGCCATCACCGACACGTATGCCCGTAGCAGCGAAGCCGTTTCCGACTCGGAAGCACCACCGGAACTATTTGCGCGGATGGCGGTCAAATCGCTCACGCCGGAGCAGCTTTTCGACGCGTTGATCAAGGTCGGTCTACTGAAAAGTGATGTCGCACAAATGTCCATGGACGTAAACCGCGATCAATTTGTTGCACGCTTGCGAACGGCCAGCAAAGACCGCACGTTCTTCGATACCGGGATGCCTCAAGCGTTGGCCGTCATGAACGGTCCGCCTGTATCCACTGCGACTTCGCCGGAAACGAGTGGCCTGCTCAAGGCCTTGTCCGCTCCTTTCCTTTCGGACCAGCAGCGACTCAACGTGCTGTTTCTCGCAGCCTACAGCCGCCCGCCGCATGCAGACGAACTAAAGCGGTACAAGCAGTTTCTGCAGCAAGCACCACCGGACCAGCAATCGGCAGCATTGGGGGATGTGCTGTGGGTTCTGGCCAATAGCGCCGAATTCATGTTGAATCACTAA